A stretch of Henckelia pumila isolate YLH828 chromosome 4, ASM3356847v2, whole genome shotgun sequence DNA encodes these proteins:
- the LOC140865670 gene encoding uncharacterized protein isoform X2 — protein MKAVKVLENGVLQNRFGMFKHSDWIGKHFGSKVLSNKGGFVYLLSPTPELWTLVLSHRTQILYIADISFVVMYLEIVPGCVVLESGTGSGSLTTSLARAVAPNGHVYTFDFHEQRAASARNDFDSNGLSSLVSIGVRDIQGEGFPDEYSGQADSIFLDLPQPWLAIPSAAKMLKQDGVLCSFSPCIEQVQRSCETLKVDFTDIRTFEVLLHMYEVREASLRSWEDNEEGVSSKKSCKKRQRGANGVENSCARSVVAKRSGEARGHTGYLTFARLKCTL, from the exons AGAACCGATTTGGCATGTTTAAGCATTCAGATTGGATTGGAAAACACTTTGGATCCAAGGTGCTAAGCAATAAGGGTGGATTCGTGTACTTGTTATCTCCAACTCCTGAGTTGTGGACCCTGGTTTTAAGCCACAGAACTCAGATTTTGTACATTGCCGATATCAGTTTTGTGGTGATGTACTTGGAGATTGTTCCGGGTTGCGTGGTGCTTGAGTCGGGAACTGGAAGTGGATCTTTGACCACGTCGCTTGCTCGTGCGGTTGCGCCGAATGGACATGTTTATACATTTGATTTTCATGAACAGAGGGCAGCCTCGGCTAG GAATGATTTTGATAGTAACGGGTTAAGTAGTTTGGTGAGCATAGGTGTGAGAGATATACAGGGTGAGGGTTTCCCTGATGAATATTCAGGGCAAGCAGACTCCATTTTTCTTGACCTGCCTCAACCATGGTTGGCCATCCCTTCAGCTGCGAAAATGCTGAAGCAAGATGGGGTTTTGTGCTCCTTCTCTCCTTGCATCGAACAAGTGCAGAGATCCTGTGAGACACTCAAAGTAGACTTCACCG ATATAAGAACATTTGAAGTGCTTCTCCACATGTATGAAGTTCGAGAAGCCTCCTTGAGGAGCTGGGAGGATAATGAAGAAGGTGTATCATCTAAGAAGAGTTGCAAGAAGAGGCAGCGTGGAGCGAATGGGGTAGAGAATTCTTGTGCTCGCTCTGTCGTGGCAAAACGAAGTGGTGAGGCCAGAGGTCATACGGGTTATTTGACATTTGCCAGACTCAAATGCACACTATGA